Genomic window (Cloacibacillus sp. An23):
ATGTCGCCCTCGCGCATGGCTTCGAGCATTTCGTAGAGCGCGCCCGGCGTGTCGGATACGGAGATCGCTATCACGGGAGTGACGGAGGCGATGCTGCCCGCTTCCTTCAGCACGCGATGGGCTTTTTCGGGGTCGTCGACTATGACGCGCGCTATGCCGAAGTCGGAGGCTTCCGCGAGTGAGAGCGCCCTCATGTCTATGCCGTGGCTGCGGAGAAGTTCTACGAACTCGGCGAGCTTGCCCGGCTTGTTTTCAAGAAAGACGGAAATCTGTTTGACTGTCATCTCTTTGTCCCCCTTCATGATTTTTGTTCCTTTCCCATATTATATTCAAAAAATCCCGGCCGTGTCCCGCGCGTTATATCTTGCGCTTGTCGATGAGGCGGACGGCCTTGCCTTCGCTGCGCGGGATGCTCTTGGGCTCGACGAGGTGGACTCTCGTGTAGATGCCGAGGAAGCCTTTGAGCGCGTTGACGAGTTCTTTTTCGCGCGCGGTGATTTCGCCGAGGTTGTCGCTGAACATGTCGGGGTTCATTTCGACGTTTATGTCGAGCGTGTCGGAGTTGTTGACGCGGTCCACGACGAGCTGGTAGTTCGGCGAGTAGCCGTGCTCGATGAGGACGGTCTCGACCTGCGACGGGAAGACGTTGACGCCTTTGATTATGAGCATGTCGTCGCTGCGGCCCATCGGCTTGGACATGCGGACGTGGGTGCGGCCGCAGGGGCATTTTTCATGCGAGAGGACGCAGATGTCGCGCGTGCGGTAGCGCACCATCGGGAATGCCTGTTTGTTGAGGGAGGTGAAGACGAGTTCGCCCTTCTCTCCGTCGGGGAGGACTTCGCCGGTGACTGGGTCGATTATCTCGGGGATGAACTGATCCTCGCAGATGTGCATGCCGTGCTGGTCGGAGCATTCGTAGCTGACGCCGGGGCCTTCGAGCTCGGTGAGGCCGTAGATGTCGTAGGCTTTGATGCGGAGGTTCTTCTCGATGTCGCGGCGCATTTCCTCGCTCCACGCTTCGGCGCCGAATATTCCGGCTTTGAGCTTGATGGTGTCCTGAAGGCCGCGCTCGACTATCGTCTCTCCGATGTAGGCGGCGTATGACGGCGTGCAGCAGAGTATCGTGGAGCCGAGGTCCTGCATGAACTGTATCTGGCGGTCGGTTGAGCCGGATGACATGGGCAGGGTCAGCGAGCCGAGCTTGTGCGAGCCGCCGTTGAGCCCCGGGCCGCCGGTGAAGAGACCGTAGCCGTAGCAGACCTGGACGACGTCGTCCTGAGTGCCGCCGGCGGCGACTATCGCGCGCGCGCATGTCTCGTCCCAGATGTCGATGTCGTGCTGCGTGTAGAAGGCGATGACGCGGCGTCCCGTCGTCCCGCTGGTGGACTGGATGCGCACGCAGTCGTGCAGCGGCATGCAGAGAAGGCCGTAGGGGTAGGCCTCGCGAAGGTCGTCCTTGCAGATGAACGGCAGTTTCGTGATGTCGGCGAGACTCTTGATGTCCTCGGGCTTCACGCCGTGGTCGTCCATCTTTTTGCGGTAGTAGGCGGAGTTCTCGTAGGCGTGCCTGACGGTGCGGATGAGCCCCTCCGTCTGCCATTTCGTGATCTGTTCGCGCGACGCGCACTCGATCTCGGGCTGATAGTAATTTTCCTTGTGCATCTCTCTCAGTTCCTTCCGTGGATATTTTGTTAAAGCTATAAAAAAAGCAGGCCCCGCACCGAAAATGCGAGCCCTGCTTCTACGACAAATACGCGGATTGCGATTCCGAAACTTTTTTATTCAGAATCAAGCTGTTTTCGCGCAGATCCCGTGAAGAGGACCCGCGCCGGTAAAGGAGAACCGCGTGACATGAATATCGTCAAGCCTCTTATGCATCTCTGTCATGTCCGTGCCTCCCTTTGTCTAGCCGCCTGCAGCGTAATAATCAAACGCAAAAAATTCTAATTACAAAAATTTCCATTGTCAAGAGCGCGCCGCGCGAATACGTATTTTGCGCGGGCGCTCCGTTTAGCCGGGATTAGGAGCGAAAGCTGAGACGGCCTCCTCCGTCGTCTCGAATCTGTACTCGGCTTCAGGCAGAAGACGGCCTATCGCGGCGAAACGCCCGCGCCCGAAAGCGGCCTGCGCCTTCATGTCGCTCGCCGTGTCTCCGAAGAACACGGGCGACGACGCGCCGAGCCTTTCACAGAGTATCTCAAGCCCCAGCGGCGACGGCTTCTCTATGCCGTGGTCGTAGTGGATTATGCGGGCGTCCGGGAAATCCTCCCAGCCGAGGCTCTTCTTCGCGAGTTCCCACTCGAAGGCCGTGCGCCCGGAATATATTCCGACCGGCAGGCCGAGCGAATCCCAGCGGCGGCGAAGCATCGGCTTCTCGAGCCTGTACAGGCCGTTTTCCGGGTCGCCGTAGAGCTTCGCGCACATCGCGCGGCTTTCATCGCGCGGCACGCGGTCTCCGTACTTGCCGCGCACCCATTCCTGTAACGGCGCGCGGAAATCCGCAAGCTCCTCTGCAAGACGCTCGGGCGAAGGCAGAGCGCGCGACAGCCTGCTCTCGCCGCTCGCAGCCGCCATCGAGAGCAGCGTCCAAGCGATGTCGAAGTCGTCGTTGAAATTCCCGTGGCGCTTCATCACCCACTCGTGCCCAGGGCCGTATCCGGCGCAGTCGGACTCGCCGCCGCAGAACTCCTCCCAGCCGTTCGCTATGCCGAGCCGTATCGCCTCGGGGTAGGACTTCGTCACGTCGAGCAGCACCCCGTCGATGTCGAAAATCAGCGCGTCGGCCTTAAAACTGTCTTTCATAATTTATATTCCTCCACAGTCGTTTGCAAAAATGACAAACCCGTGATATTATAAGGCCCGTGATGAAAATCATCAAGCTAGCATTTTAATTGAGTAAAGCGACGGCTGAGGAGGATGGACAAAATGAAGAGACGGTACGACGTTTCGGCTTCAATCAAGGCACCAGCGGGGCGCGCGCTCCACGCCCTCCATCCGCATCATACGCCGCGACATTGCGGGCCGTGCCGCGCGGCCTCCCGTTAAACACGGGCGCGCGCAGCATGGCTTAACCCCTCCACATATAATAAAGACAGCATATTACAGGTTTTTTTGCGCTTAGCCGCCGCGCGCGGCGACGCGCGCGCGTACGTCGGGCTTGCGCGGTTTTCAGCCGTTTGCGGCCGCAGCAGTCGCGTAACAAAATCGTAAAAAATTATGGCGTCGGCGTCCGATTACGGTTTCGCCGCACCTTCGGCTACGCTTCGCGCGATTTCGCGCGGCGCGTGAAATCGCCGCGCCCCGCCGCCGCTTAACCTGATTACGGCGGAGCCGCATACTTTTATAAATTTAAAGAAAGAGTGATATGAATGTACGATAAGAAAATAGTCCCATGCGTGAAGGTAACAAACGGCAAGGCGGTCGAAGGCCCGCTCTACTGCGGCGGACGCGGCCCGTCCGACCCCGTCGGGTGCGCGGCGGCATACGCGCGCGCGGGCGCGGACGAGGTGCTTTTTCTCGACGTTTCGGCGCGCGGCGACGGTGTGACGGACGTCGTGCGCCGCGCCTCCGCCGTGCTGCGCGTGCCTGTGGCGGCCGGATGCGCCGGCAACCCCGCAGAGCTGCGCGAACTTCGCCGCTCTGGAGCAGAAAGAGTCGTCCTCGGCTCCGCCGCCGTAAGGAATCCCGGCCTCATACGCGAAGCGGCCTCGATATTCGGACGCGGAGGCGTCTCAGTCGCGATATGCGCGCGGCGCAAAGGCGACGGCTACTGGGAAGTCTGCACCGACGGCGGCCTCCGCGACGAAAAGATGGACGCCTACGGCTGGGCCCTCGCGGCGGAATGGCTCGGCGCTGGCGAGCTGATGCTCGTGAGCATGGAGCGCGGCGGGCGCGTCAAGCCCTGCGACGCGGATTTCGTAAAGCTGATAGCGCCCGCCGTAGGCGTGCCCGTCGCCTCCGTCTGCGGAGCCTCCGAAAGCCGCGCGCTCTACGGACTGCTCTCCGAAGGCGGAGCGGCCTCGGTAGTCTCGTCCACGCTCTTCCGCCGCAGCGAAACGTCGATACTGTCGCTGAAACGCCTCCTCAGCGCGGCGGGAACAGCAGGCGCGGAAACGCCAGAGCCCCTCTGCGCGGAAGCGTAGCGGAACGGGCGGGAATTTGGGGAAAATCAAGAGCCGCAGCCGGGACAGCCGGAGGCGGCTCTTCGCATGTTTTGGCACGCGCGAAACGCGCCGCCTTTGTAATATAATTGTCGCGTGACGATTTTTCTCGGGGAGGCGGAAATTTTATGAAAAGGCGCGCGCTTTGGATATTCGCCATCGCGGCGGCGTTCGTCTGTCTCGCCGCGCTTTTTGCCGCGCGTCCGTTCGGCGGCGGAGAGCCGGCGGTTTCCGAAAATTTCCGCCTCGGTACATACGTGCGGCTTTCGCTTTACGATTTCCGCGGCGCGGACGATGAGCTGAAGGCCGCCGACGATTATATCCGTTCTCTTGAGAATCTCTTTTCCGTCAATATTCCTGCGTCCGACGTCGCGCGGCTGAACGCGTCGCGCGGCGCGTGGACTGAGATAAGCGCGGAGACTGCGGCTCTGATCGAGAAGTCGCTCGCGCTCGCGCGCTTCACGGACGGCGCTTTCGACCCTGCGATGGGCTGGCTGACTTCGCTCTGGAAGATAGGGACGCAGGAGGCGCGCGTGCCGTCGGACGCGGAAATCGCTGAAGCGCTGAAACACATAGATTTCACGAAAATAGAGCTGCGGCGCGAAGGCGGCGAATTTTTCGCGCGTCTGCCGCTCGGCATGGCGCTCGACCTCGGCGCTGTAGCGAAGGGGCACATCGCCGACCTTCTGAAGGCGCGGCTCGCCTCTGACGGCGTGCGGCGCGCGATGCTCGACCTCGGCGGCAATCTCGATTTCATCGGCGATTCGCCTCGCGGCGGGCCGTGGCGCGCCGGACTTCAGCGGCCGGACAGGCCGCGCGGCGAGTATTTCGGCATAGTAGAGGCCTCGGACGTTTCTGTCGTGACCTCAGGCCCTTACGAACGCTATTTTGAAAAGGACGGCGTGCGCTATCACCACATACTCGACCCCGCGACGGGGCGGCCGGCGCGTTCGGGCCTATCGTCCGTCACTGTGATAGACGCCGACTCGGCGCGGGCCGACGCGCTCTGCACGGCGCTCTTTGTGATGGGCGCGGAGCGGGCGCCGGAATTTCTCGCAAGGCGCGGCGATATAAAGGCCGTGCTGCTGACGGAAGACGGGCGCGCGCTCGTCACGCCTTCGGCGAAAAATATATTCCGCCTGACGGACGAGGCTCTTTCGCTCTCGTTCATCGGTGAACGCCGGTGAAGCGGCTCGACCGCATCGCGGCGCTTTTGACCGCTGCGGCGGCGCTCCTCTGTATGATCTACTTCTTCGCCGTCAGGGACGGAGACGAAGCGCGAACCGTCGAGATAGCCGTAGACGGCGAAGTGGTCGAGCGTCTGCCGCTCGGCGGCCCGGTGCGCGAGTTCACGGTGGACGCGGGCGGCGGGCGCAACGTCGTCCGAGTAGGGGGCGGGCGCGCCGCCGTCGTCTCGGCCGACTGCCCAGACCGCGTATGCGTGAAAAGCGGCGAAATTTCGCGCCCGGGCGAGGGCGCGGTCTGCCTGCCGCACAGGCTCGTCGTGCGCATAACGGGAGGCGGCGGCGAGGTGGACGCGGTGAGCCGCTGATGAAGACGCGCCGCCTCGTGCTCACGGCTCTGCTGACCGCCTGCGCGCTCGCCGTAAACGTCGCGGAGGGCGCTCTTCCGTCGCCCGCGCCTGGAATCAAGATCGGCGCGGCGAACGTCTTTTCGCTCGCGGCGCTTGTGCTGATGGGCGCGCGCGAGGCATACGCCGTGACGCTGATGCGCGTCGCGCTCGCGTGGCTCGCGGCCGGCAACGTCTTCGCGCTCTTTTGCGGCCTCGCTGGGGGGCTTGCCGCGACCTCGGTGATGGCGCTCGTTTATAAAAAATGGGGCGGCGCGCTCTCTCTGCCGTGGATAAGCGTCGCGGGCGCGTGGGCCTTCAACATCGGTCAGGTCGCCGCCGTCGCCTTTATGGCCGGCGACAGGCGCGTCGCGCTCTACGTCCTGCCGCTTTTTATCGCGGGAAGCGCGGCGGGCTGGGCCGTCGGCTGGCTAGCGGATAAAATATGCGCAAGGCTCGAAAAAACCACCTCCGTGAAAGGACGGATACAGAAATGAAAATCTCGATAGACGGCAAAATTTTAGAAAATTTCCCGGACGCCAAAATAGGCTGGCTGCGCGCGGACATATCGGGCGCGGCGGGCGCGGAGCATACGCGCGCGATGAAAGCCTCACTCGAAGCGCGGCTTAACGACATGGGCATCTCGGCGGACACAATGATGTCGCACCCCGACGTGCGCCGCTGGCGCGAAGTCTACTCCGCTATGGGCGTCAAGCCGAGCAAATACCGCTCGTCGCTCGAGGCGCTGCTGCGCCGCCTCTTCAAAGGCGATCTCTGGGAGGTCTCGCCCGTAGTGGACTGTTACGACTGCGTCTCGGCGCTGAACCTCCTGCCTATGGGCGCGCACGATATGGAAAAGCTGCGCGGCGGCCTCACGCTGCGCTACGCGGATAACGGCGAAAAATTCTACCCGCTCGGCGCCGGCGACTCCGTCGTGGAATGCGCTGAACGTCAGATAGTCTACGCCGACGATGAGAAAATATGCTGCTGGCTCTGGAACTACCGCGACACGCGCGACGCCTGCGTAGACGACGGGACGCGCGAGGCTCTCTTCATCGTGGACTGCGCCTTCGAGACCGAGTGGCGCAGCGTCGAAGAAGGGCTCGCGGCGCTCGCGTCAGAGCTTTCGGCGATAGGCTGCCGCGTAGCGAAAAGCGGAGTCGTCGGCGCCGCTGAGCGCGAAGCGGAGACGGAATAGATGGCGAACACGGGCTGCTGCGGAATGGACTGCGACGGCTGCGAGGCGCGCCGCGCGACCGCCCGCCGCGACAACGAAACGCTGGCGAAAATCGCGGCTGGGCTCGAAAGCGCCGGACAGGGCTCTTTCATTCTTCCCTCGCGGCTGCGCTGCACCGGCTGCCTCGCGCCCGGCGTCAAAAGCGTAAACTGCGCCGAATGCGCGATACGCGAGTGCGCGCTCGAAAACCAGATACCGCACTGCGGCTTCTGCCCCGAGTTCCCCTGCGAGCTCGGCTCCGCGGTATGGGAGGCCGTGCCGGAATACAAACACAATCTCGAGGTTTTAAGAAGCAGGTAAATCATTCGACCGCGCCTGACAAACGGCGGCTTCGCCCCCAGCGGACGGAGCCGCCGTTTTTTACGCCGCGCGGCGGAAATTGCACGGAACCGGCAAAACGGCATTGCCGAAAGACGGAGGATGCTAAAAAAACGGCATAAAAATTCCCCGTGAAATATATAATTGTGCCGCTTTATGTTTGTGATGAGAGCTATAAGGAGGTAAAGAAATGGGAATAAGTTTCGGAAATAAGGGGCCGGGGCGGAGGACGCTTCTCGCGGCTCTTTTCATTGCGGCCGCGGCGCTCGCCTTCTACTCGTCCGGCAGATTGGAAAGGGCGTCGGCGGACGGTTCCGCCGTCCCCGACGCTCTCGCCGGAGACCCGATGGGCGGCGCGTGGAAGAGCCGCGTCGTGCCGAAGCAGCGGCTCATGGTGAGCTACCGCAGGGCCGCGAACGACCAGTACGCGATATCGACCTTCGTCGGCACGGGTGAGAAAACATCGGACGGCGTCGCGTATGAGCACGACCTCAGCTCGGGCTTCCACGCGGCCTACGGGCGCAGCCCGTCCGACAAGGTCTACGTATTCGACGAGGATTCGGCGGAGGGCGTGATCCCGTCAACCGTGACGATAGACCCCGACTTCTACGCGCAGAAGGAGTTCGAGGTTCCTAAGTACATCCACGTCAACAGCCAGCTTCTGCGCACCGGCTCGGGCGACCACGACGGAGACGCAGAGCTTTATCTTCAGGTCATCGAGGGCGGCGGCGGCGAGGACGACAAGGACGAAATCAAACTCGTAGGCATAACGAAGATAGACCTGCGCAACATGTCCATATACGAGAGCGCGCGCTACGACGTGAGCTGGTATGCCGACCTGTCATGGACGCACAAGCCAGAGCAGGACCGCAACACGGCGCACGACATAGCCGCCTACGACTGGGACGGCGACGGCTACAGCGACTACCTCGTGACCTTTCTCGGCATAAAGTCGAAGGGCGACCCGGGCAGCCCGCGTGCGATGCTGATGCTCGTAGACGGAAAAGACCTGTACGACAAGGTGACCGGCAAGACGGACGCGAACCCGATAGCCTATCCCATCAACGGCACGGAGGGCAGCGAGTTCAGCACGCGCAAAAACGTTTTTGCAGGCGGCTCCGACGTCAAGGTGCCGAACAGCTACCGCATGGCGATAGGCGACTTCGACGGCGACGGCAGGGCCGAGGCCGCGATATGCTACACGAAGATACACGGCGCGGGGGCGAACGAGAAGCGCGCCAACTCGCTCGAGATATATGAGATAGACTACAACCCGAGCGGTGTGAACGACCTCGGCGGCTCCACTGACATGACGAAGGGCAAGTTTTACGGCCGCCGCGTCTACACCGACGACAACGCCGGCGAGTCCTTCATGCAGAACGACAGCGTCGGCATAGCGGCGGGCGACATAAACGGCGACGGCCGCGACGAGCTCGTGCAGATATACGCGCGCGCGAGAGCGTACTACACGCATTCCACGCTGCGCATGACCATATACACCTGCGACGCTAGCGGGAGCTACCGCCGCCTTGCGAGCTGCGACCAGCTCGAGCTTCCGAACACGACCTATAAGATGACGCAGATGGAGCGCACGGTATCGCCGATACACATGGCGATGGCGGACTTCGACGGCGACGGCTTCGACGAGCTCGCGTGGATACAGTCGGACGACGGCGACAAGCTCGTGCTGAACCTCAACATCAACGACTGGGACGTTTCCCCCGAGCTGACCTACTCGGGTTACGGCAATCATTACGAGACCAGCCTGCAAAACCTATGCGGCTGGCCCAAGATGCAGGGGAGCGACGGCAGCCCCGGCATAAAGACGGCGCTCTGCGCGGGAGTCTTCGACTACCCCAGCTCCGACGGCGCGGGCGTGAAATACGGCGTCGGCGTCGCGCAGATGAGCGATTCAGGCACGAGCGGCGCGACCGACCTTTACTACGGCGTCGTGTCGTGGAGCAAGGACGGAGGCTTCACAGTCAACGCGCAGGGCTCGCTCCGCGGCGAGCAGAGCACGGGAAGCTGCTCGCCCGCGGTGGCGGCCGTAGACATCATGCGCGAGAGCATGATACTGGGCGAGCCCGCGGTCGTGACTGTGGAGGACAACGTCGAGCTGCACTTCCTCGCTCAGGCCCCGCCGAAGCACTGGGACAGGGTGCTGGCCGAGGGCAGCGGACTCAAGGCCGACGGACGCGACGGCTACGTTACTGTGGACGCCTTCTCGCGCATCAGCAACTCCGCTCTCGTCTCGGCGGACGGATATTTCACGAGCGTCAGCAAAGAGACGGGACAGGACTACACATACGCCGAGACGAAGGTCTCCGACGGCACGTGGGGGCTCGACTTCGGCTACGAGCTGAAACAGCGCCGCGACCTCTTTGACGCTGCGAACCAACTGACGCACAGGGGAAACAACAACAGCAGCGACGACGACCCTCTGCTCGACGTGGGCGTGAGCCACACCGGAGAGGTCGTAAACAACAACACCAGCAGCTACACGCACAGCGTCTCGTTCGCCTTCAGCGCCGAGGCCGACCGCGACGACCAGCTCTACTACACGATGATGGACTACAACATCTGCCGCTATCCCGTAATCTATCCAGAGCGGCTGCGCACTATGCCCGCGCTCGACAACGAGACAGGAAAAGAGATATACGACGACGACGGCAATCAGGTGTACATGACGCGCTACGTGCAGTACGTCGTTCCGACGGAGAAGAAGACCGTGTTTTCGAGCACCGGAGGGCGCGGCCTCAGCTGGTACCAGCCGATGCACGACGGCTTCAACCTCTTCACCTACCCGCGCGAGCTTCGTGAGATAACGGGCTATCCGCAGGGCGAGCAGAATAAGGACGAGGACGACCCGCTGAAGTACATCAACGGCAGAGTCTACGTCTGGGGCGAGGACCAGGTGATAGGCAACCTCGACGCGACGGCCTACGAAATGTCAGTCGAAGGTTCGGATACCACCGAGAAGGAAGACGTGCAGACCTATACGCTCGGCGGGCACGCCTACTATCATCCGATGTTCGGCATCAACTCGCGCCACATGTTCAAAGTCGACCTCAACGGCGACTATTCGTGGGAGACCGCCAGCACTACGACGCTGGACACGCACAAAGGTCTCGGCGCGATGGTCAACTGGTCGGGCATAAAGGCCGACTACGACGGGCAGTTCACAGCCGCGGACATGCAGTTCACCGCCGACATAGCCTACTTCACGCAGGACGACGGCGCCTTCGTCGTCGGCTACGCGATACCGAGGATAGGCAGCGGAGAGAGCGCCTCCGGCAAGCTCTGGGGGCCGCGCAGCCCGTACAATATCCATCCCGACCCGGGACTCATCCTCCCGCTGCGCTGGGGCAACCAGCTTCAAGTGACGGACGGCGGCACGACGCTGACTGAAAACGAAAACGAGTATCTGCGCTATACGCTGCGCGGGCTGAATTTCACGAAGAGCGGCGGCAAGAGCGCCTCCACGGGCGAAGACGGGCGCTACCAGCTCCCGATACGCCTGCTCGAACGCGGCGCGGACTACGAGGTCAGCCTGCGCGTCGTAAACTACAGCTTCGTGCGGACGAAAGAGCCCGTCACAGTAGGATTCTACTGGCAGGGGATAGACGAGACCTCCGCGCTTCCGCTGAACGACGTTGACGAAATTAAGAAGCTGCCGATGCTCATAACGAGCGATGGCGAAGACGCGAAGATAGAACTCGAAGGCATAGACGGACGCCACGGAAGAAACGGCACGGACAACTGGCAGGATGTGTCGTTCTACTGGAACGTGCCGGAGGATGAAGAAGACCGCCTCGGCTACGTCCACGCGGTAGTGACCAGCGGCGAAACGCAGCTCAACACGGACAACGACCACGGATATGCGCTCATCGGCACCTACGACCCGTCGATATTCGATCTGATAAACGACTATCAGACCGCCTCCGTGGCGGCCTCGCGCGGCGCTTCTGCCGCCGCCGTCGCGGACTCCGAAAAGCCTAATCTCAGCGTGAGCAACGTGCGCGCCTTCGCGCTGAACGACGACGGCACCGCCGGCGACGAGCTTAAGGGAAGCGACATAAACCGCTATACGAAGATGCGTATATCCGCGACGGTCTCCTACAAGGCCGGAGAGATCGCGGTCGGAGATAAAACGGTGACGCTCGACAACGCGCTCCTCGTCCGCATGGCGCTGCTGGCATCGCGCCCCGGCAGCAACCGCGCTGTGCTCGGCGCGCAGGAGCTTCCGCTCATGCCGGACGGCGACAGCTATGACTTCTCGTTCGACTACGACCCGTCGAAGACCGACCCGAACCTCGCGCTTACGATAGGCGCGTCCTCGCCGGTACTCTCGCGCTCCATGCAGGCCGACGCCGGCGACAACGCCGTCACCCTCTGGGAAGCCGCCGAAACGGGCGGCGGAGGCGGCGGATGCTCGCTCGGGTGGGGCGCTCTGGCCCTGCTGGCGCTCGCGCCGCTCGCTCTGTGGCGCGGCAGAAGATAGTCAAAAACTCAGGGGAGCCGCGCGCTCCCCTGTTTTTTATGGCGAATTAACTAAAACAGCAAACATTTATGTCATTCCGGCAATCTTCCGGCCGGAATCTCCATCCCCAGCACCAAGGCTGAACGAATCGGTATAGAGGCGACGGAGGCTATTGGGCAGGGCCCGCCCCGTTTCACCGGGCGCAGGAGATTTGCGGGGCGGCATGGTTTTTTAATGTAAAGTTAAAATGCTATATATGTCGGCTGACAAATAGAAACAGACGGTTTTACCGTCATTCCGCGCCTGACGCAGGGCCGGCGGCTTTTGATTCCTATGCGCCGCGGATGGATGCTGGGTCAAGCCCGGCGTGGCGAAAGGCCGGATTTTCGCAGTAAAGCCAATCAATTATATTATAAAATTATTCGCCTGCGTTTTCACCGGCGGACGCGCGGCGCATGACGCTGGACAGGCTTCGGCCGCCGCGCTCGGCCTTTATTTGCCTATGAAGCGCTTTACGTATCGTTCGAGGACGTAGCAGACCTGCGAATTAAGGAAGGATATGGCGGATGGCGCGCCGTCGTTTTTCAGCACGTAGACCGCCGAACCCTCCTTCGCTATCACGTCTATCTTGGAGAAGGGGAGCGACGGGCGCCGCACTGCGCGATAGTTCGCCCGCTCCGAGGCGAGGCGGTCGAGCGCCGCCATATGAGCGTCGTATTCGTCCTTTGTATACGAGGCGGCGAACCCGGCCTCCCACGGCAGCGCTATGCCGGCGGCCCCTGAAGCGATCTCGGCGGGGGAGAGTGCCGGGAACACTTCGGTAACGCCGACGTGCGCCAGCGATTCCAGGAAGCCGCGCCGCCTCTTTTCGTAATGGCGCGTCAGCAGCGCGAACGCCTCGCGCGAAGGCGCGATCCTTGTGAATATGCGCGCGGCGAGATTTTCGGGCATAGACTCCATCGTCGGGCGGCGCGTGAGCTTTATCACGTCGCCGTCCGCGCCGCGGCACGCCTCTATCTCGCGGAAGACCTTGTCCGCGTCGTCCCTTCCGTAGACCGCGACGAGCGGCTTCGAATAGGCGAGCAGCCCCTCGACCTGCTCGCGGACGAACGCGGCCTCTTCGGGGCTCCTCGAGAAGAATGCGCGCGGCCTGACGCTGCTCCCGCGCAGAGTTGAGAAGCGAAGCGAGCAGTTTTCGGCCGCGCTCATGTATTCGCTGAAAAGCGAACGGTTGGGCCTCGTCAGGTAGCTCGCCGCGACGCCGCCCGTGAGGAACAGCGGAAGCCAGCTTTCGATGATGTCGAATATTTCTTCGGCGTCGAAGCCTATGTTATGGACGCTTACGACCCTGTTGCCGCGCTCGAGCATCCTGTGTATCAGCTCGGCGCACGCTCCGGCGAAGCGCGGCTCGCGCGAGAACCAGCTCAGGTAGGAGGTATAGACGTATATGTCGCGCGGCTCTCCGCCCTCTCCGGCGGCGTCGGCGAATTCCTCGACCGCCGCGAGCACGCCGCCCGCCCCGGTATAGACGCGCCCCCCGGTCTCGAGAGCGCCGAGGCGCGCGGCGTCCTTGAGCGCGGTCATGGCGCTGTCGGCGCTTTCCATGTTCTCAAGCAGGCCGTGAGCCAGGTTTCTTCGCTCCTCGCAGTCCTCGCACATCCAGTCGAAAAGCCGCGCGGCGGCGGCCTCCTCGTCGATGTCTCCCGCGCCGCCGGCGTCGAGCTCTCCGGCCAGCGCCCCGGGGACGCCGCGCGATTTGCATAGAAATGCGAAATAAAGGCATAGGCTGCGCAGTATCGGGTCGTCGCGCCTCAGGCTCCGCCTGCCTCTGCGGTAGCGCGATATGGACGAGCCGTCTACGTTCGCG
Coding sequences:
- a CDS encoding acetolactate synthase — translated: MKGDKEMTVKQISVFLENKPGKLAEFVELLRSHGIDMRALSLAEASDFGIARVIVDDPEKAHRVLKEAGSIASVTPVIAISVSDTPGALYEMLEAMREGDINIEYTYAFTTRKDQGAYMVFRVADKSIDEAVKLLEKHGIKIVAQEDIYKL
- a CDS encoding phenylacetate--CoA ligase, whose protein sequence is MHKENYYQPEIECASREQITKWQTEGLIRTVRHAYENSAYYRKKMDDHGVKPEDIKSLADITKLPFICKDDLREAYPYGLLCMPLHDCVRIQSTSGTTGRRVIAFYTQHDIDIWDETCARAIVAAGGTQDDVVQVCYGYGLFTGGPGLNGGSHKLGSLTLPMSSGSTDRQIQFMQDLGSTILCCTPSYAAYIGETIVERGLQDTIKLKAGIFGAEAWSEEMRRDIEKNLRIKAYDIYGLTELEGPGVSYECSDQHGMHICEDQFIPEIIDPVTGEVLPDGEKGELVFTSLNKQAFPMVRYRTRDICVLSHEKCPCGRTHVRMSKPMGRSDDMLIIKGVNVFPSQVETVLIEHGYSPNYQLVVDRVNNSDTLDINVEMNPDMFSDNLGEITAREKELVNALKGFLGIYTRVHLVEPKSIPRSEGKAVRLIDKRKI
- a CDS encoding HAD family hydrolase, which gives rise to MKDSFKADALIFDIDGVLLDVTKSYPEAIRLGIANGWEEFCGGESDCAGYGPGHEWVMKRHGNFNDDFDIAWTLLSMAAASGESRLSRALPSPERLAEELADFRAPLQEWVRGKYGDRVPRDESRAMCAKLYGDPENGLYRLEKPMLRRRWDSLGLPVGIYSGRTAFEWELAKKSLGWEDFPDARIIHYDHGIEKPSPLGLEILCERLGASSPVFFGDTASDMKAQAAFGRGRFAAIGRLLPEAEYRFETTEEAVSAFAPNPG
- a CDS encoding HisA/HisF-related TIM barrel protein, yielding MYDKKIVPCVKVTNGKAVEGPLYCGGRGPSDPVGCAAAYARAGADEVLFLDVSARGDGVTDVVRRASAVLRVPVAAGCAGNPAELRELRRSGAERVVLGSAAVRNPGLIREAASIFGRGGVSVAICARRKGDGYWEVCTDGGLRDEKMDAYGWALAAEWLGAGELMLVSMERGGRVKPCDADFVKLIAPAVGVPVASVCGASESRALYGLLSEGGAASVVSSTLFRRSETSILSLKRLLSAAGTAGAETPEPLCAEA
- a CDS encoding FAD:protein FMN transferase — protein: MKRRALWIFAIAAAFVCLAALFAARPFGGGEPAVSENFRLGTYVRLSLYDFRGADDELKAADDYIRSLENLFSVNIPASDVARLNASRGAWTEISAETAALIEKSLALARFTDGAFDPAMGWLTSLWKIGTQEARVPSDAEIAEALKHIDFTKIELRREGGEFFARLPLGMALDLGAVAKGHIADLLKARLASDGVRRAMLDLGGNLDFIGDSPRGGPWRAGLQRPDRPRGEYFGIVEASDVSVVTSGPYERYFEKDGVRYHHILDPATGRPARSGLSSVTVIDADSARADALCTALFVMGAERAPEFLARRGDIKAVLLTEDGRALVTPSAKNIFRLTDEALSLSFIGERR
- a CDS encoding NusG domain II-containing protein, with the protein product MKRLDRIAALLTAAAALLCMIYFFAVRDGDEARTVEIAVDGEVVERLPLGGPVREFTVDAGGGRNVVRVGGGRAAVVSADCPDRVCVKSGEISRPGEGAVCLPHRLVVRITGGGGEVDAVSR
- a CDS encoding Gx transporter family protein; amino-acid sequence: MKTRRLVLTALLTACALAVNVAEGALPSPAPGIKIGAANVFSLAALVLMGAREAYAVTLMRVALAWLAAGNVFALFCGLAGGLAATSVMALVYKKWGGALSLPWISVAGAWAFNIGQVAAVAFMAGDRRVALYVLPLFIAGSAAGWAVGWLADKICARLEKTTSVKGRIQK
- a CDS encoding phenylalanine--tRNA ligase beta subunit-related protein produces the protein MKISIDGKILENFPDAKIGWLRADISGAAGAEHTRAMKASLEARLNDMGISADTMMSHPDVRRWREVYSAMGVKPSKYRSSLEALLRRLFKGDLWEVSPVVDCYDCVSALNLLPMGAHDMEKLRGGLTLRYADNGEKFYPLGAGDSVVECAERQIVYADDEKICCWLWNYRDTRDACVDDGTREALFIVDCAFETEWRSVEEGLAALASELSAIGCRVAKSGVVGAAEREAETE